A window of Plasmodium cynomolgi strain B DNA, scaffold: 0788, whole genome shotgun sequence contains these coding sequences:
- a CDS encoding hypothetical protein (putative), with product MGILSCADDTVEDGYSFYEHIDKYLEYEKICLHDQKSKEYNYKCESIGLDQYNKEDEKLSNICSRFHCLFDKLITSTIDQTNYNEKNAHFAYVKYWLIHELHKMYASIDDAKHFLKRMITADRVNETMRELNENWDNIDKDEMKNMYELFYLYESYIKNTSPMIIQTQKYFTHTLTMNLINTGNLM from the exons ATGGGTATCTTATCATGTGCTGATGACACCGTGGAAGATGGT tatAGTTTCTATGAACACATTGATAAGTATctagaatatgaaaaaatctgTTTGCATGATCAGAAGTCTAAAGAATATAACTATAAATGCGAATCAATTGGATTAGACCAATATAATAAGGAGGATGAAAAACTTTCTAATATTTGTTCAAGATTTCATTGCTTATTTGATAAATTGATTACGTCAACAATCGATCAAACaaattataatgaaaaaaatgctcatttCGCATACGTGAAGTATTGGTTAATTCATGAATTACACAAGATGTATGCCAGCATTGATGATGCAAAACACTTTCTTAAGCGTATGATAACTGCAGATAGAGTAAATGAAACCATGAGGGAATTAAATGAAAACTGGGATAATATAGATAAAGAtgagatgaaaaatatgtatgaattattttatttatacgagagttatattaaaaatacatcACCGATGATAATACAAACGCAGAAATATTTCACCCATACCCTGACAATGAACCTCATAAATACAGGGAACTTGATGTAA